In Clupea harengus chromosome 1, Ch_v2.0.2, whole genome shotgun sequence, one DNA window encodes the following:
- the LOC105905277 gene encoding arf-GAP with dual PH domain-containing protein 1-like isoform X2, whose protein sequence is MATASETNRRLLLELLERAGNGTCIDCGVADPEWASSTLGVFMCQSCSALHRNIPQISRVKSILMDPWEAEEVEFMASSGNEAAKAKYEQLIPPFYYTPTNKDCMLLREQWIRAKYERMEFMFVDRQEPYSAGYREGFLWKRGRDNGQFLCRKFILSEREGALKYFNKQDAREPKAVMKIQNINASFQTAKIGHQHGLQITYLKDNSTRNIFVYHDDGKLVPKLSRNYMKEGYMEKTGPKHTEGFKKRWFTMDDRRLMYFKDPLDAYARGELFIGSKENSYTVLPGLPPSIQGYHWQFGITIVTPDRKFLCACETLADQQDWIAVFQKVVHRPMLPQEYAVEAHFKHKP, encoded by the exons ACCCAGAGTGGGCTTCTTCCACCCTGGGAGTGTTTATGTGTCAGAGCTGCTCAGCACTGCATCGCAACATTCCCCAGATCAGTCGAGTCAAGTCCATCCTGATGGACCCCTgggaggcagaggaggtggag TTCATGGCCTCCTCAGGCAATGAGGCAGCCAAAGCTAAGTACGAGCAGCTGATTCCTCCGTTCTACTACACGCCAACCAACAAAGACTGCAT GCTGCTACGGGAACAGTGGATCAGAGCCAAGTACGAGAGGATGGAGTTTATGTTTGTGGACAGACAGGAACCTTATTCAGCAG GATATAGGGAGGGGTTTCTATGGAAACGAGGCAGAGACAACGGACAGTTTTTATGTCGTAAATTTATTCTGTCAGAGCGAGAGGGAGCCCTGAAGTACTTCAACAAACAAGAC GCCAGAGAACCAAAAGCTGTGATGAAAATTCAGAACATAAATGCATCCTTCCAGACAGCTAAGATTGGCCACCAACATGGCCTCCAGATCACCTACCTGAAGGACAACAGCACCAGGAACATCTTTGTATATCATGACGATGGAAAG CTGGTGCCAAAGCTGAGCCGAAACTACATGAAGGAAGGGTACATGGAGAAGACTGGTCCGAAG CACACGGAGGGCTTTAAGAAGCGCTGGTTCACTATGGATGACAGAAGGCTGATGTATTTCAAAGATCCCCTG GATGCGTATGCGCGCGGTGAGCTCTTTATTGGTAGTAAGGAGAATAGTTACACCGTCCTGCCTGGTCTACCTCCATCCATCCAGGGCTATCACTGGCAGTTTGGCATCACCATAGTGACCCCTGACCGTAAGTTTCTGTGTGCCTGCGAGACGTTGGCGGATCAGCAGGACTGGATTGCGGTGTTTCAGAAGGTGGTGCACCGGCCAATGTTACCCCAGGAGTACGCAG tggAGGCGCACTTCAAGCATAAGCCCTGA
- the LOC105905277 gene encoding arf-GAP with dual PH domain-containing protein 1-like isoform X1: protein MATASETNRRLLLELLERAGNGTCIDCGVADPEWASSTLGVFMCQSCSALHRNIPQISRVKSILMDPWEAEEVEFMASSGNEAAKAKYEQLIPPFYYTPTNKDCMLLREQWIRAKYERMEFMFVDRQEPYSAGYREGFLWKRGRDNGQFLCRKFILSEREGALKYFNKQDAREPKAVMKIQNINASFQTAKIGHQHGLQITYLKDNSTRNIFVYHDDGKEMVDWFNGIRAARYHYLQVAYPGAHDTDLVPKLSRNYMKEGYMEKTGPKHTEGFKKRWFTMDDRRLMYFKDPLDAYARGELFIGSKENSYTVLPGLPPSIQGYHWQFGITIVTPDRKFLCACETLADQQDWIAVFQKVVHRPMLPQEYAVEAHFKHKP, encoded by the exons ACCCAGAGTGGGCTTCTTCCACCCTGGGAGTGTTTATGTGTCAGAGCTGCTCAGCACTGCATCGCAACATTCCCCAGATCAGTCGAGTCAAGTCCATCCTGATGGACCCCTgggaggcagaggaggtggag TTCATGGCCTCCTCAGGCAATGAGGCAGCCAAAGCTAAGTACGAGCAGCTGATTCCTCCGTTCTACTACACGCCAACCAACAAAGACTGCAT GCTGCTACGGGAACAGTGGATCAGAGCCAAGTACGAGAGGATGGAGTTTATGTTTGTGGACAGACAGGAACCTTATTCAGCAG GATATAGGGAGGGGTTTCTATGGAAACGAGGCAGAGACAACGGACAGTTTTTATGTCGTAAATTTATTCTGTCAGAGCGAGAGGGAGCCCTGAAGTACTTCAACAAACAAGAC GCCAGAGAACCAAAAGCTGTGATGAAAATTCAGAACATAAATGCATCCTTCCAGACAGCTAAGATTGGCCACCAACATGGCCTCCAGATCACCTACCTGAAGGACAACAGCACCAGGAACATCTTTGTATATCATGACGATGGAAAG GAAATGGTGGACTGGTTCAATGGCATCAGAGCTGCCAGGTATCACTATCTACAGGTGGCTTACCCTGGAGCACATGACACtgat CTGGTGCCAAAGCTGAGCCGAAACTACATGAAGGAAGGGTACATGGAGAAGACTGGTCCGAAG CACACGGAGGGCTTTAAGAAGCGCTGGTTCACTATGGATGACAGAAGGCTGATGTATTTCAAAGATCCCCTG GATGCGTATGCGCGCGGTGAGCTCTTTATTGGTAGTAAGGAGAATAGTTACACCGTCCTGCCTGGTCTACCTCCATCCATCCAGGGCTATCACTGGCAGTTTGGCATCACCATAGTGACCCCTGACCGTAAGTTTCTGTGTGCCTGCGAGACGTTGGCGGATCAGCAGGACTGGATTGCGGTGTTTCAGAAGGTGGTGCACCGGCCAATGTTACCCCAGGAGTACGCAG tggAGGCGCACTTCAAGCATAAGCCCTGA